A section of the Frankiales bacterium genome encodes:
- a CDS encoding HAMP domain-containing protein has protein sequence MPAPPPAAAPRRRPSLTRQFALTTSLVAVVAVVVAALVSIPLVSRASEAQARDTLAREADLVVDVVARAENDPVGSGLARWRAALVAQGITVQVVRPRRPPQPPVTAADVAVTAAGGSVSDVRGGDGGTVYVEGRQVSSGVSVFLVQDAAVAGSQAGLALRRLALALLAGLVVAALLGYVVARRVVRPLRDAAEAAHRLADGARDVALVPDGPAEVASVGESINRLSGALASSESRQRDFLLSVSHELRTPLTGIKGYAEALADGVVAPGEVPRTGATLLRESERLDRLVADLLDLARLGAADLRLSPVDVDLAALGADAAAVWSARCEREGVVFVPELPATPLVVRTDPLRVRQIVDNLAENALRVTPSGRPLVLSVRPETWGAAVEVRDGGPGLTPDDVAVAFEPAALFERYHGVRQVGTGVGLALVGRLAARLGGRAYAGNAPEGGARIGVALPHAPAGAYPS, from the coding sequence GTGCCCGCGCCCCCGCCCGCCGCGGCCCCGCGCCGGCGGCCGAGCCTCACCCGCCAGTTCGCCCTCACCACCTCGCTGGTCGCGGTGGTGGCGGTCGTGGTCGCGGCACTGGTGTCGATCCCGCTGGTGTCGCGCGCGAGCGAGGCGCAGGCCCGCGACACCCTGGCCCGCGAGGCCGACCTCGTGGTCGATGTCGTGGCGCGCGCCGAGAACGACCCGGTAGGCTCCGGACTGGCCCGGTGGCGCGCGGCGCTCGTGGCTCAGGGCATCACCGTGCAGGTGGTCCGCCCGCGCCGTCCGCCGCAGCCGCCGGTGACGGCGGCGGACGTCGCCGTCACGGCGGCGGGCGGCAGCGTCAGCGACGTGCGGGGCGGCGACGGCGGCACCGTCTACGTCGAGGGCCGCCAGGTCAGCTCCGGGGTGTCGGTCTTCCTCGTGCAGGACGCCGCGGTGGCCGGCTCGCAGGCCGGGCTGGCGCTGCGCCGCCTCGCCCTCGCCCTGCTCGCGGGTCTCGTCGTCGCGGCGCTGCTCGGCTACGTGGTGGCCCGTCGTGTGGTCCGGCCGCTGCGCGACGCGGCGGAGGCCGCGCACCGGCTCGCCGACGGCGCGCGCGACGTCGCCCTCGTGCCGGACGGTCCCGCCGAGGTCGCGTCGGTGGGGGAGTCGATCAACCGGCTCTCCGGGGCGCTGGCCTCCAGCGAGAGCCGCCAGCGCGACTTCCTGCTCTCCGTGTCGCACGAGCTGCGCACACCGCTGACGGGCATCAAGGGATACGCCGAGGCCCTCGCCGACGGCGTCGTGGCGCCCGGCGAGGTGCCGCGCACCGGTGCCACCCTGCTGCGCGAGTCCGAGCGCCTCGACCGGCTCGTGGCCGACCTGCTCGATCTCGCCCGCCTCGGGGCGGCCGACCTGCGCCTCTCACCGGTGGACGTCGACCTCGCCGCGCTGGGCGCCGACGCCGCCGCCGTGTGGTCGGCCCGTTGCGAGCGCGAGGGCGTGGTGTTCGTGCCGGAGCTGCCCGCGACACCGCTGGTGGTGCGCACGGACCCGCTGCGCGTGCGCCAGATCGTCGACAACCTGGCCGAGAACGCGCTGCGCGTCACGCCGTCCGGGCGCCCGCTCGTGCTGTCCGTGCGCCCGGAGACGTGGGGCGCCGCGGTCGAGGTGCGCGACGGCGGCCCCGGCCTCACCCCGGACGACGTCGCGGTCGCGTTCGAGCCGGCCGCGCTCTTCGAGCGCTACCACGGCGTCCGCCAGGTCGGCACCGGCGTCGGGCTGGCGCTGGTGGGGCGGCTGGCAGCACGGCTCGGCGGCCGGGCCTACGCCGGCAACGCACCCGAGGGCGGCGCGCGGATCGGTGTCGCGCTGCCGCACGCCCCCGCCGGCGCCTACCCTTCCTGA
- the hisI gene encoding phosphoribosyl-AMP cyclohydrolase, which yields MAPVEQVAFDAEQWEAVRARLRPDPQTGLVAAVAQQWDTGEVLMLAWMDAEALRRTLTTGRATYWSRSRQEYWVKGDTSGHAQHVRSVRLDCDGDAVLLAVDQVGAACHTGERTCFDADLLLDLAGSSS from the coding sequence ATGGCGCCCGTGGAGCAGGTCGCGTTCGACGCCGAGCAGTGGGAGGCCGTGCGCGCGCGGCTTCGTCCCGACCCCCAGACGGGCCTCGTCGCGGCGGTGGCCCAGCAGTGGGACACCGGCGAGGTGCTCATGCTGGCCTGGATGGACGCCGAGGCGCTGCGCCGCACCCTCACCACCGGCCGCGCGACGTACTGGTCGCGCTCGCGGCAGGAGTACTGGGTGAAGGGCGACACCTCCGGCCACGCCCAGCACGTGCGCTCCGTGCGCCTCGACTGCGACGGCGACGCCGTCCTGCTCGCGGTCGACCAGGTGGGCGCCGCCTGCCACACGGGCGAGCGCACCTGCTTCGACGCCGACCTCCTGCTCGACCTCGCCGGGAGCAGCTCGTGA
- a CDS encoding response regulator yields the protein MSTPGSERGLVLVVEDEASIADLLRMYLAREGYGVHVERDGRAGLAAARSLAPVAVVLDVGLPELDGTEVCRALRAEGDWVPVLFCTARDDEIDRVLGLELGADDYITKPFSPREVVARVKSVLRRADGPATASAPLAVGEVTVDRGTRRVAVAGRDVELTATEFDLLAHLMRSPGRVFTREQLLSEVWGYAAVVGTRTVDVHVAQVRAKLGAASPIRTVRGVGYSADPRGGA from the coding sequence GTGAGCACCCCGGGGTCCGAGCGCGGCCTCGTCCTGGTCGTGGAGGACGAGGCCTCCATCGCCGACCTGCTCCGGATGTACCTCGCGCGCGAGGGCTACGGCGTCCACGTCGAGCGCGACGGCCGGGCCGGCCTGGCCGCCGCCCGGTCGCTGGCCCCGGTGGCGGTCGTGCTCGACGTCGGGCTGCCCGAGCTCGACGGCACCGAGGTGTGCCGCGCGCTGCGGGCCGAGGGCGACTGGGTGCCGGTGCTGTTCTGCACGGCGCGCGACGACGAGATCGACCGCGTGCTCGGCCTCGAGCTCGGCGCCGACGACTACATCACCAAGCCGTTCTCGCCGCGCGAGGTGGTGGCGCGGGTGAAGTCGGTGCTGCGCCGCGCCGACGGGCCGGCCACGGCCTCGGCGCCGCTCGCCGTCGGCGAGGTCACCGTCGACCGCGGCACCCGGCGGGTCGCCGTGGCGGGCCGCGACGTCGAGCTGACCGCCACCGAGTTCGACCTGCTCGCGCACCTCATGCGGTCGCCGGGGCGGGTGTTCACCCGCGAGCAGCTGCTCAGCGAGGTGTGGGGCTACGCCGCCGTGGTGGGCACGCGCACCGTCGACGTCCACGTCGCCCAGGTGCGCGCGAAGCTCGGCGCGGCCAGCCCGATCCGCACCGTGCGCGGCGTGGGCTACAGCGCCGACCCGCGCGGCGGGGCGTGA
- a CDS encoding anthranilate synthase component I, which produces MTATAEPYAATFAGSASPDLDTFRVLARDRRVIPVVRRLLADGETPTGLYRKLAGERAGTFLLESAEHGRSWSRYSFVGVRCAAMLTETGGEARWYGNAPVGLPTTGDPVQALRDTIAALHTERLPGLPPLTGGMVGYLSYDVVRRWERLPDANPDELGVPELAMLLATDLAVLDHHDGSVLLIANAINYDATDERVDEAWHDAVARLDAMQADLARSSAASASTYDTTATVEVSARSTPEDFQAGVEACKEHIRAGDAFQIVLSQRFSAPCPASSLDVYRVLRVTNPSPYMYLLRVPVRTADGSLSDEVAFDVVGSSPEALVKVEEGRALLHPIAGSRPRGATPEADNALADELLADEKERAEHLMLVDLGRNDLGRVCAPGTVEVIDFMSVERYSHIMHIVSTVVGRVAPGRTAYDVLAATFPAGTLSGAPKPRAMEIIDDLEPVRRGIYGGAIGYLDFAGDLDTAIAIRTAVVKDGVAYVQAGAGLVADSVPETEHVECVNKAAAVLRAVAMASTMRTAGA; this is translated from the coding sequence GTGACCGCCACCGCCGAGCCCTACGCCGCCACGTTCGCCGGGTCGGCCTCGCCCGACCTCGACACCTTCCGGGTCCTCGCCCGCGACCGCCGGGTGATCCCAGTGGTGCGCCGGCTGCTCGCCGACGGCGAGACCCCCACGGGCCTCTACCGCAAGCTCGCGGGGGAGCGCGCCGGCACGTTCCTGCTCGAGTCCGCCGAGCACGGGCGCTCGTGGTCGCGCTACTCGTTCGTCGGCGTGCGCTGCGCCGCGATGCTCACCGAGACCGGCGGCGAGGCCCGCTGGTACGGCAACGCCCCGGTCGGGCTGCCCACCACGGGCGACCCCGTGCAGGCCCTGCGCGACACCATCGCGGCCCTGCACACCGAGCGCCTGCCCGGGCTGCCGCCGCTCACCGGCGGGATGGTCGGCTACCTCTCCTACGACGTCGTGCGGCGCTGGGAGCGGCTGCCCGACGCCAACCCGGACGAGCTCGGCGTGCCGGAGCTCGCGATGCTGCTCGCCACCGACCTCGCCGTGCTCGACCACCACGACGGGTCGGTCCTGCTCATCGCCAACGCGATCAACTACGACGCCACCGACGAGCGCGTCGACGAGGCGTGGCACGACGCCGTCGCCCGGCTCGACGCGATGCAGGCCGACCTCGCCCGCAGCTCCGCGGCGTCGGCGTCCACCTACGACACCACGGCGACCGTGGAGGTGTCGGCGCGGTCGACGCCCGAGGACTTCCAGGCCGGGGTCGAGGCGTGCAAGGAGCACATCCGCGCGGGCGACGCCTTCCAGATCGTGCTGTCGCAGCGCTTCTCCGCGCCGTGCCCGGCGTCGTCGCTGGACGTCTACCGGGTGCTGCGCGTGACCAACCCCAGCCCCTACATGTACCTGCTCCGCGTGCCCGTGCGAACGGCCGACGGGTCGCTGTCCGACGAGGTCGCCTTCGACGTCGTCGGGTCCTCGCCCGAGGCGCTGGTGAAGGTCGAGGAGGGGCGCGCGCTGCTGCACCCCATCGCCGGCTCGCGCCCCCGGGGCGCAACCCCGGAGGCCGACAACGCACTCGCCGACGAGCTGCTCGCCGACGAGAAGGAGCGCGCCGAGCACCTCATGCTCGTCGACCTCGGCCGCAACGACCTCGGCCGGGTGTGCGCGCCGGGCACGGTCGAGGTGATCGACTTCATGTCGGTCGAGCGCTACAGCCACATCATGCACATCGTCTCGACGGTGGTCGGCCGGGTCGCCCCCGGCCGCACGGCGTACGACGTGCTCGCGGCGACCTTCCCGGCGGGCACGCTCTCGGGCGCGCCCAAGCCGCGCGCGATGGAGATCATCGACGACCTCGAGCCGGTGCGCCGCGGCATCTACGGCGGCGCCATCGGCTACCTCGACTTCGCCGGCGACCTCGACACCGCCATCGCGATCCGCACCGCGGTGGTCAAGGACGGCGTCGCGTACGTGCAGGCCGGGGCCGGCCTCGTGGCCGACTCCGTCCCGGAGACCGAGCACGTCGAGTGCGTGAACAAGGCCGCGGCGGTGCTGCGCGCCGTCGCCATGGCCTCGACGATGCGGACGGCGGGCGCGTGA